A window of Sphingobacterium kitahiroshimense genomic DNA:
AGCTTCTGGGGTGCGGAATTGTCAACGCTTATGATCTGGCCTGGACCGATACAGCTTAACACCCCGGCATCAAAATCATAGTAGTTCTGCCCATATCTTACTTTTGCCTCGTAGTTTTTTTTAAGTCCTATGATGTAAAAGTTATAGGAAAAAGATAGTGACTCTTCCACGGTCGGGCTGTCTGTTACGATCTCTTCCAGGTTAATGATGCTGATTAATGGGTGTTTTGGTCCTTTAATCCCCAAGGAAGCGTGCAAAGCAGAAATTGTACTTACTTTTTCAGGAATCCGGTTATTCTTTTTCATTTGACAATTTTGTTGGAGTGTTTTTTCCAGGGGCTATATAAATTTAAGCAGATATTATGAGAATAGCAAGCATATCACTATAACTCCATAGCTAAAGTATAGTGGACTAGTTTACCAAAGCTTTTCAATACTTCCAAAACATCGCTGTCTACTTGACCAAGAACGATCACTTCCTCAGAGTAAGTTACTGTGGCCCATTCCTTTGCAAGGTCGGGCGATACCGTAGAAAAATGCATCCGCATTCCTGCATTGCCTGCCACAGTCTGGAATATGATAAATGTATTTTCATCAAGCCTGCCAAACTCTAGCGCCAGGATGTGGGGTTCATTTTTGCTGACAAATTGCAGTTGCTTTTCAAGCAACGGGATTATGTTTGCTTCCTGGCCAGTCTTAATCTTTAGCTTGTTTATAATTTTTATTACAGCTTGTTTTTCCATTATTTATATTATTTAATTTATTTAAGGGGACTTATGAAGTTTCTTTCAATTCTAATATACCAATGAGACGATCTTTAATTCTATCACAAATGTTCCTTGATGCGTTCCATAGTTAAAAACACAATCCCATGTTTTTCTGCGCGTGCTTCATATAGCTGAATTCCATGTACAAGATTATTTCAAAATTACTGCTTTGACTTTGTGCACCTGTATCCAAACCAATGTTATATGTATCCAAATTGGTTATCATTAGAGTTTCGTAACGAAGAATTTAGACTGTTTTCTTGACAGATGTAATTGGGATACTTTATTCAGAGATTGAGATACACCCAAACTGACTACGAGTGAGATCTTTGTATTATTAATTTTAAATAAATGTTTCGATTTTACCTTTGGAGCAAATGAAGTTCGGATGTATGTCGATTAATAAATAATAAAAATATGTCAGAAATAAAAAAAATAAAATTAGGCAGTCAGGGGCTAATTGTACCAGCTGTAGGTTTAGGCTGTATGGGTATGACAGACATGCTGGGTGGCAATATGTATGGTAAAGCCGTTGAAAGTGATTCCATATCAACGATACACCGCTCCTTGGAGCTTGGAGGTAATTTTCTTGATACCGCAGACTTGTACGGTCCATTGATAAATGAACAATTGGTAGGGAAAGCAACCAGGAGCAATCGTCAGAACTATATTATAGCCACAAAATTTGGCTTTGAGATAGATGACCACAACCAGCTTACATGGCAGTTTAACGGTAGCAAAGCGTATGTAAAAAAAGCCGTAGAGAGGTCGCTTAAAAATTTGAACACCGATTATATAGACCTGTATTACCTGCACCGTCTCGATAAAAACACCCCTATTGAAGAGACTGTTGAAGCAATGGCAGAACTAGTCAAGGAGGGTAAGGTAAAATATATTGGCCTATCTGAAGTATCTTCCGCCACAATTCGTAGGGCCCAAGCCGTATATCCGTTGACCGCTGTACAGACGGAATATTCGCTATTTGAGCGAAGCATCGAAGAGACCGACGTAAAGGCAACTTTAGCAGAACTTGGTATCGGTCTTGTGGCCTATTCGCCACTTGGAAGAGGCTTTTTATCTGGACAGTTCAAAAAAACGGAAGATTTTCCGAAAAACGATTTCAGAAGAACATCTCCCAAGTATATGAGCGATCAACTAAAAAAGAACGTTGAACTACTTGAGGAAATAGAGAAGATGGCTTCAGAAAAAGGAGTAACAAGTACCCAATTGGCATTGGCATGGACCATTTCAAAAGGGGCAATTCCTATACCTGGAACCAAACGTGTAAAATATGTAGAGCAGAATATTTCTGCTACCTATCTGGAATTAAGCACCGATGATTTGATCCGTCTGGAAAGTATCATTCCATTAGGAACCCCAACGGGTAACAGATATGACGATGCGGGAATGCAGGCCATTGATAATGCATAAAAAACTAGGTTGTTAAACCTATATATCTATTCTTAAATATTAAAAATACAACAAATGGAAAGTAAAATTATTGACATGATATTCACCTTCACGGTAAAAGAAGGAAAGCAGAAACTTTACGAAGAAGTAATGGCAGAACAAATTGCCATTGCAAAAACAGAAACGGGAACATTGGTATATGATATTTTCAGAAAACCAGATGGCAGTTATTGCCAGCATGAACGCTACGCAAGCGAAGATGCATGCCAGGAACACAACAAGAATACAGCTCTACAGCTGGCAGAATGGTTTGAGTTGACGGAGATTTCTCAGATAATTGCATTAGGTCCGCTAAGCGAATCATTCAAGGAACAGTTTGGCGTAGAAAATTATCTGCTTTTTGTATCGGCGAACAAATAAGCCTGTGCTGATCATCTGATAAAATGGGATTTTAGATCGGATGTTTAAGTTCCCATTTTTTAAAGCATGATCCTGATAATGGAATGATAGCTTTTATTAACGAATATCATAAATAATTAATTATGCAAACAGTTACATTGAATAACGGCGTTGAAATGCCGATTCTTGGATTTGGTGTTTACCAAATTCCCGACCCGATAGAATGTGAAAATAGTGTATATGAGGCGATAAAGGCAGGCTACCGTTTGATTGATACCGCCGCGGCCTACGTTAACGAGGAGGCCGTTGGAAAAGCGATCCGCCGAAGCGGCGTGCCAAGAGAGGAACTGTTCATCACGACTAAGTTGTGGGTGCAGGATCATCCCTATGAGAAAGCCAAAATTGCATTTGACAAATCTTTGAAAAATCTTGGCCTTGATTATCTCGACCTTTACCTGATTCACCAACCTTTCGGTGATGTGTACGGAGCGTGGCGGGCAATGGAAGAACTGTATACCGAAGGCAAAATCAAGGCCATTGGAGTTTGTAATTTTCAGCAGGACCGTTTGGTCGACCTCATCCTGAACCACAAGGTGGTACCAGCCTTAAATCAAGTGGAAACACACCCGTTTCACCAGCAAAAAGAAGAACAGAAAACGATGGTGGAATACAATGTACAGCACCAATCCTGGGGACCTTTAGCAGAAGCACAAAATGATATATTCAACAATGAAGTGCTCGTGCCTATTGCCAAAAAACACAATAAAACAGTAGCACAAGTTGTTTTGCGCTGGCTTATACAGCGGGACATAGTTGCGATACCAAAATCGGTGCGACCGCAGCGCATCAGGGAAAATATCGATATTTTCGATTTTGAACTTGGTCGCGAGGATATGCAAGCCATCAGTACATTAGAAACAAAATCCAGTGTAGTTTTCGATCATCGCGATCCCGTCATTGCCAAATTCATCAATCAACATAAGATAGGATAGTGCTGAGAAGCTTCAAAACTTTTATCTAATCCACGGCAGGTGTCTGCTTGCTGTGAATTAGATATTTGAGAGTCGGCAAGTATCGCTTAATTTGTGTATTTGACTTACATGTCGTAGTCATTATTTGATATATTGATGCTCCATTGATCTCTACAGATATATCCAAAACGTATATTTCTTTATACCCATGCATAAGCTCGCTTGCTAATTTACCTGTGCCGCAGCCTATATCTAAATCGCTATCATCTATTTTTACGAAATTACTAATCCCATCAACATTCTCTGACGATGGATTATCATCATCCAGAGAATTGTACCAAATGAGAATCCTAGTATAATTTATCAATGATTCTATTTTAATTTACAACCTTAAAGATTTTTCATGCCGGTTCTTTACATTCAATCCATTCATCCGATTACAAAAACAAATTGGGAGGGAAAAGGTGTGAAACCACTATTGAAACCAATGACAAAGAAGCCTTTGTATATGCTTATATTGATGCAATCATCAAAACCGTAAAAAAAGATAAATTGAATATTTTAAACACGGAGGGAAACCTCCGCTATAACATTTGTTGGAATTTTTATATCTCTTTCTTTTCTCCATTATGCAAAATTCTGTAATACTGATTGTTTTCAATTAATAAGCTTTCCGATTTTTGGTTGGGTTGATAGAATTTCGAGGTGTACCAAAAGATGGAGGATATTTTGCTTTGGATAAATAGGCTTTGTTAAATTTTCAAACTAGCTCTTGTTAAATCATTTCGTAAACAAAACATATGCTTTACAATGACAAGTGTAAAAATTTATTAAAATGATATTCTCTTTATTGTCATCAAGTATTCACAAGTAAAAGTACCAAAGAAGCCAAAACCAATATGCAAAATACACTATGTATTTATTCTGCTGCTCTGCTTGTGAATGGATTTATTAAGGTCAAAAAGTTTATCAATAAGAATTTTATTTGTTACCCAAAGTAGTCCGCCAAGAATGTATACGCCAAGTTTCCAGTTCTCTCCATTGTAAATAATGGAGTCGTGAAAAGTCTTCTCAATAATTACTTGCTCAAATGTCCAGAATATAAAGTTCAAAATAAAACTCAAAACCGTCCAGCCAAATTTGAAGTTTGTTGTCAAGTAGTAAAAGGTGATTTGCAAAGTAAATACCGTAAAATACATAACTGTCAAAAAATGCCAACCAATGTTCGGAAGTACCGCAAGTGCGCCTTCAACTATTGGAATTATCAAAAGTGCAAGTCCTACACCAATTAAATATTGTATGGTTATTTTTTCCTGCATTGGAATAATAAGCTGTCGATTAATTTGTCCGAAATACCTCCATCGTATTGAACTCTAAAATTGTCCCAGGAATTGACTGCCATCATATGAAACTCATAATTCTCATTCATTGCAGTGGATCCACTACCTGTCCCAAGTAAAAATATACCGACCTTATTTCTTGGAGGCTCATTTTTGTTCTTTTCAAGTGTGTAGTCTTCGTTAAAGTCTTGCTGTATAAGTTCCGGTATTTTTTCTATTTTGTTCCAGTTGTTATCAACAAAATAATACTCTTGGTCTATGATACCAGTCTCAAATTTGTTTGTGAGTATCATAACTCCATTATCTGGAATTTTGTAAATCAGTCTTCCGTCTACTTTTGGAACAGTCTGTCCACAAGGCTCATTATAAATTAGCGTGATTTGACCTCTAAAGCCTTTAGGAATAAGAAAGGTCTCTGGTGTCATATGCTTTGAAGCTAAAAAGACGAATGCAAGCATTCCAGGAAACCAAAGTAGCAGTGGTAAAAAGGTCGTTAGTAATTTTGTCTTTAGCTTGATTTTAGAGAACCATACTATCAAAAGTCCGATTATAAAAACTGGTCCTCCAAATATTATCCAATAAGGATTTAAGCAAGCAATCCAACTTAAAATAATCAGAATAATTCCCGTTTTATAAACGCTCATTTTGTATTTGTCGTATTTGTAAAATTACAGATGGTTTGTGGCTTGGCGAAAATGACAGACTGAATTTTAAATTTGTATCCCTGTTAGCATAAGGGATATAGTATTTCCTAATATACTACAATAGGAAATAAATAAGACTTTTATCAGCGATGAATGTAATTGATTTTGAATTAATATAAAAGGTGTAATTATCATTTTGATTCCTGAAACGAATCGAAAGACAAAGGCGCAATTGCAATCGGCAATATAAATTATGCAGATTCTGTTAAGCATATGCGATAAAGCCGAATATATTCCTCTTTTTTCTCCTTTACGGTTTCCCGTATACTATGTAAAATAAGATTACTTATTATTGCGCGCAATTGCAGGATACAAAACTATTTTACTTTTAATTTTTTATTTATTGATTTTCAGTTTATATTGTAGATGATTTCTAAACAGCCATATTGTTAGCAAGAGATCCTGACTAAATTATAAAAATACTTGTATTGTAAATGCTATGATGTAAAGGAAAAGTCATATGACATAAATCAATAAAATAGTGAAAATAAATTTAATTATGATTAGAAAAATTAACATTAATAATTTTGGTATATATAATGGTTTCACTTGGGATTCAATAAGAGATTCAGGGAATACTCTAATACCATTAAAAAAAGTAAATATATTCTATGGACGAAATTATTCTGGTAAAACAACTCTATCAAGAATACTTCGAGGTATAGAAACTAAGTCTATTTCTGATAAATATGAGAGACCCGACTTCGAGCTGACTCTGGAAGGTGGAGTATTGATAAATTATACCAATTTTCAGCAGAATAATCTGCTGATAAGGTGCTTTAATGAAGATTTTATTAAGGAGAATCTAAAGTTTTTTATTGATCACGAAACGGATATAATTCCGTTTGCTATTATAGGACAAAATACAGGAATTGAGAAACAAATAGAAGAGATTAGAAATCTATTAGGTAGTAATGAAGAGGGAATAGAGACACTCTTATATAGTGATTTAAAACAAAGAAAGGTCGACCAAGAGGTAGTCTCTTCAGAGTTGACAAAATTAAAGGGTAATTTGAATACTCAGTTAGCAAACAAAGCTACAGTAGGGGCAGATAGCATCAAAAAGAACTATGCTACTTATGGTGATATCAACTATAATATTACAAAACTGAGTAAGGAGATTGGAGATATTGCTAATGTTCAATTGCTTGATTTAGAGAAGAAAGACCAATGTGAAAAGCTTTTGAAAGAGGACGAAAAGGCGGATGTTTCTGAATTGGAAGTTATTGATTGCGAAATAGAGACTATTCATAGCAAAGTAAAAGAACTCGTTATGAAAGAAATTCTCGGTAGCGATAAGATACAAGAACTTCTCGAAAATGCTACACTTAATAGATGGGCACAAGAAGGATATGATTTACATAAGGATGACAGAGATTGTAAATGTTCATTTTGTGGTAATTCTATTTCGTCTGAACGCTGGGTAGCTCTCGATAAGCATTTTGATGAAGAGACTGCAAAGTTGAAGAAAGATTTATTAATAGTCGCTTCCTTAATAGAGAATAAGAATACTCAATTATCCGGTAAAAAGAACTCAATATCTTCAGATTTGTTTTATAGCGAATTGCAAACGAAAGCCTCTTCAGCAATAGATGCCGTAAAATTAAGCTTAGATGGTGTTATTGTCGAATTAGAAGAATATGCTAACTTAATAGATACTCGATTGCAATCATTACTGAGGAATGCTGATTTTTCGAAAACAGTTAATATTAGTTGTATACAGGAATTAAATTCCAAAGTATCCTTATTAAATGACTTAATAAAAGATAACAATACTTTGACCAGTAAGCTAAAAGACCGAAAGGAAAATGCTCAAAAGGATTTAAGATATTACGAGATTAATAATTTTATTGAAACTATAAACTATTCGGGACAGCAAGCTCTGATTCTTGAAAAAGAGGCAGATTTACGGGAAAAAGAAAGAGTATTTATCGAGTTAGAAGAAGAAATACGAAGTAAAGAAAGTAGTATAGATGAATTAGGGCGGAGATTAAACGATGAGGAAGAAGGAGCGAATAGAGTAAATCACTATCTTACTAATTATTTCGGACATGGACACCTTAAGTTACAGGCTATTAAAGAGGAAAAAAGTGCAACGAAGAAAATTAGATTTAATATCGTCAGAAACAATAGTATAGCATATCACCTTAGTGAGGGCGAGATTTCTTTAATCTCATTTTGCTATTTTATGGCAAAACTTGATGATATTCACACTTTAGGAAGTAAACCAATAATTCTAATAGATGACCCAATATCCAGTTTGGACGCTAATCACATATTTTATTTGTATAGCGTTATCAATTCTGAGCTGTTTGTAAAGAATAGATTTGATCAAATATTTATATCAACTCATAATCTAGATTTTCTTAAATACTTGAAGAGGTTAGATTTGTCTTCCCTGCAAGTAAATAAAAATGATAGAATGGAGCATTTTATTATAAATCGAATAGGAGAGAAGAGTACTATATCCCTTATGCCTTCATATCTCAAAGATTATGTTACTGAATTTAACTTTTTGTTTGATCAAATTTATAAATGTGCAAATGCAGAAATTGTAAACGATGAGAACCATCATCTTTTTTACAATTTCGGTAATAATGCTCGTAAATTTTTGGAGGCCTTGCTTTTTTACAAGTACCCATCTAGAATAGAAAATCAAACTAATAATGCTAATTCAAAGCGTTTATTAAAATATTTTGGGAATGACAATCAAGCCGCTATTTTAACAGACCGTGTTAATAACGAATTGTCTCATCTTGAAGAGATATTTGATCGGGGTATGCAACCCATCGATATACCAGAAATGAAAAAAGTTGCTCAGTTTATATTAGATAGGATTGAGGATAAAGATTCCGAACAATACGAAGCATTGTTAGAAAGCATAGGTGTAAGTAGACCTGCACCATTAGCTCTAGCTAATACTGGGTTAGCCTAAACAAGATAAGAGATTATTATGACCTTAAAAGAATTCAAAAATAGTTTTCCCGAAATATATAGGCAGTATGAATCCAATTCGTTTAGCGAAAATATGCAGATGAAGCCGATTGATCGGATATTGAATTTTATTGAATCTGCTTATGGTTTCAATCTGATTAACATAGTACATGAAGCAAAAAATCTCTATCTTCCTATGATTAAGTATGATGGGAAAGATAAAGGATATAATATTTGGTTATCCCTTACCAGTTCTAAATCACTTTTGATAGGAAAAGCTTTTGAGTTTATATCTACTGGTAAGATTCATTGAGATTCATTGAAAATTAGTAAATTTAGTAAAACTAACAATTAAATTAATCTATGACTGATTCCGCTTCAGGCTCAATTGCTGGATTTCTTTTTCAATTTGAGAAAGCACTAGTTTTATTGGCGACGCTAGACAATACTAAGGATGTGGTTTCAATTGAACAAGTTGACGACGTCGCTGTTCAAAACGAGGACGACCTTGTACTAGTCACTATTCAATCAAAACATAGTATATCTCCGAACGGGACAACCTTCCAAGATACTAGTAGGTCGTTATGGAGAACCTTAGAGATATGGATTCAGAAAGTTGAATTAGGGGTGTTTGATGATACTACAAAATTTATCTGTTCTACTAATAGGAAAATAGCAGATAATTCACTTTTGCGTAAAATTGAAACCAACGACTTTGATAAAGTTTTAGAGGAAATAAAGTTGCTATTAACTGACCAAAAAGAAAAGCTTAAAAAATCGAAAAGTACTAATAAGGGTGCAGGCTCATCGATAAAGCAAACAATAACGCTTATAGAGTTTGTGCTGTCTAGAGAAGATAGCTTTAGGAAAGTTAAAGAAAATCTTGTTATTGAGGATCAAGAAGTATTAAAGGAAAGATTTCTTATAGCCATACACATGAGTACTAATAATTATAACAACGTAAGAAAAGACCTTGTTTTTGAAGCGATGTATGGATGGATTGTAAACGCTAGTAAGGCTAAGTGGATGCAGGGGACTAAAATTCCTGCATCTTTTTCAAAGAAAGAATTTGATTCAAAACTATCTTACGTTACAACAAATCCTGCAATAATCAACGCGATTTTTAGGAAAAAGAGTGATTTGGGAACAATAGATGAAAAAGTACTTGCTCATCTCAAAAAGGAGCTGTTTGTAAAACAAATTACGGATATTGATCGAAACGAAAAGTCAAAACAAAGAATTATCGAGCTGGCTGTGAATGATTTTATATATCATGAAATCGAGATGTCGCACATAGTAAAAGGAGGTGAATTTACAGAACCAGATTTTGTGGAATTTCAGCAAGTGTGTAAGCATAAATGGCAAAGTCACTATGATACTGTTGTTAGAAAAGAACTTGATGAATATAATGATAATGAGAAAAATGATATGGCAATAGATATCTTCGATAAACTGATGAATGAAATTGTTGTTCATTTTCAGGATGGAATTTCATTCAATTCCTCAAATAGTTATGTACGTAATGGAACCTTTTTAAAACTGTCAAACATTCCAGAAATTGGTTGGCATCCTGATTGGGAATCTAAATATAAGTAATAATGGGGGAAGATAATTATTATCCTACTGAGGAAGCCTATAATCTTTTTGAATTAATGCAAAATGATGCTCTTGGTGTAATAGCTGTTCACAGCTTTACCTTGGGGTATCACAACATAGCGAAAAATAAAGAAAGTGAACTAAAATTTCCTAAACTTGATTACCTATTTTTTGTGTTACCTATTGTCTATAATTATTCAGCGATGTTGAGTTTCTTAAATTCCAATGAGTTATATACAGCTTTAATCAAAGAACATTCTATAATCCTAGGGCTTCAGGAAAGAGCATACAAAATGTCTAAACAGACTTTTGACGCTCTTAATATGGCTTTCAGTAAAAAAATTTTGAGTATTGATAAAGATAATGGTACAATAATTCTGCTTAAACCGTATACAAGCAAGAAACTGGTACTATCTATATCTTCAAATAATTCCTTTGATAGTGTGAAGCAGATTCAAGATAGTGCATATAAGTTGGGAAGTGTTTTTGCTAAAAAGCATGAGAAAAATATACAGAGTAGTCTAAATATCAGGTTTTAATGAAATTGAAAATTAAAAATATTCTCTTGTACCCACAAGATGATAATTTATATCCAAGAATTATCAAATTTGAGGAAGATAAGGTAAATGTTATTACAGGGTACAGTCAACGAGGCAAGTCTGCTATTATTTCAATAATCGATTATTGTTTAGGAAGTAGTGAATGTGATATTCCGGTAGGAACAATTAGAGAGAAAGTCAATAAGTTTGCCATTTACATAACATTAGATAATCAAGCAGTTTTTTTAGCAAGGGATTGTCCTGGTAATGACAATAAGGCGTCTGACGTCATGTATATGTATGACGTTCAGGGAAAAGGTGATAACCCAACTTTAAACTCTAATGAATGGATAAAGGAATCTGGAAAGTATAAGACGAATCGGAAGAAAGTGAAAGATTTTCTATCCGTAAAGGCTGGCTTTGAGAATATTTCAATAAATAATGAATCTCAAAAAGAAGAAGCTCCAGCTAGTTTTAGAGACACCGCCGCATTTTTGTTCCAGCCACAAAATATTATCGCAAACCCTACGACTATATTTTACAAGACGGATACTTTTGAACATTTACGTCGCCTGAAGATGTTGTTTCCATTAGTTTTGGGGTACAAGTCTTACGAAATTTTAAATCTTGAGGTAGAAATTGATGCATTAGAACGTAAGGAAAAGGAGAAAGCTAAAAAGCTAGACGATTTAAAGTTACAGTATGAAAACTGGCAAACCGACATATACGAATACTATTCTAAGGCAATCAATCTTGGTTTGTCAAATGCCGATATAAGTATTGAGACTAGTAGCGTCAACATTATTAAGGACGAATTGAGTAGAATCGTGATAGATGTTAAAAGTAATCGGTTTTTGAAGGAGGGATCGTCTTTGAGGTACTCGGAGAAGTTAGAAGAATTAGATAAGGAAAGAATAATTCTAATAAGAGAATTGGATGATCTTAAAGTAGGTCTTCAAAAAATCAAACAATTTGATAGATCAAAAGTCGATTACATTGATAATGTTTCCATTGAAGTGAATAAGAGGTTAACACCCGTAGAGTGGTTTCTTCAGCAGAAAGGTACTAATGTTTGTCCATTTTGTGATTCAGTGTCTGAGAAAGCTATAAATACTCTTCTTACATTAAGAAATGAGAGGGAGAAAAATCATAAAATTATAGAAGACTCGCAATCAGAATACTTCAGTTTTGAAAGAGAGAAAGGGGATTATCA
This region includes:
- a CDS encoding aldo/keto reductase, whose product is MSEIKKIKLGSQGLIVPAVGLGCMGMTDMLGGNMYGKAVESDSISTIHRSLELGGNFLDTADLYGPLINEQLVGKATRSNRQNYIIATKFGFEIDDHNQLTWQFNGSKAYVKKAVERSLKNLNTDYIDLYYLHRLDKNTPIEETVEAMAELVKEGKVKYIGLSEVSSATIRRAQAVYPLTAVQTEYSLFERSIEETDVKATLAELGIGLVAYSPLGRGFLSGQFKKTEDFPKNDFRRTSPKYMSDQLKKNVELLEEIEKMASEKGVTSTQLALAWTISKGAIPIPGTKRVKYVEQNISATYLELSTDDLIRLESIIPLGTPTGNRYDDAGMQAIDNA
- a CDS encoding putative quinol monooxygenase, which gives rise to MESKIIDMIFTFTVKEGKQKLYEEVMAEQIAIAKTETGTLVYDIFRKPDGSYCQHERYASEDACQEHNKNTALQLAEWFELTEISQIIALGPLSESFKEQFGVENYLLFVSANK
- a CDS encoding aldo/keto reductase gives rise to the protein MQTVTLNNGVEMPILGFGVYQIPDPIECENSVYEAIKAGYRLIDTAAAYVNEEAVGKAIRRSGVPREELFITTKLWVQDHPYEKAKIAFDKSLKNLGLDYLDLYLIHQPFGDVYGAWRAMEELYTEGKIKAIGVCNFQQDRLVDLILNHKVVPALNQVETHPFHQQKEEQKTMVEYNVQHQSWGPLAEAQNDIFNNEVLVPIAKKHNKTVAQVVLRWLIQRDIVAIPKSVRPQRIRENIDIFDFELGREDMQAISTLETKSSVVFDHRDPVIAKFINQHKIG
- a CDS encoding DUF6843 domain-containing protein; translated protein: MSVYKTGIILIILSWIACLNPYWIIFGGPVFIIGLLIVWFSKIKLKTKLLTTFLPLLLWFPGMLAFVFLASKHMTPETFLIPKGFRGQITLIYNEPCGQTVPKVDGRLIYKIPDNGVMILTNKFETGIIDQEYYFVDNNWNKIEKIPELIQQDFNEDYTLEKNKNEPPRNKVGIFLLGTGSGSTAMNENYEFHMMAVNSWDNFRVQYDGGISDKLIDSLLFQCRKK
- a CDS encoding AAA family ATPase codes for the protein MIRKININNFGIYNGFTWDSIRDSGNTLIPLKKVNIFYGRNYSGKTTLSRILRGIETKSISDKYERPDFELTLEGGVLINYTNFQQNNLLIRCFNEDFIKENLKFFIDHETDIIPFAIIGQNTGIEKQIEEIRNLLGSNEEGIETLLYSDLKQRKVDQEVVSSELTKLKGNLNTQLANKATVGADSIKKNYATYGDINYNITKLSKEIGDIANVQLLDLEKKDQCEKLLKEDEKADVSELEVIDCEIETIHSKVKELVMKEILGSDKIQELLENATLNRWAQEGYDLHKDDRDCKCSFCGNSISSERWVALDKHFDEETAKLKKDLLIVASLIENKNTQLSGKKNSISSDLFYSELQTKASSAIDAVKLSLDGVIVELEEYANLIDTRLQSLLRNADFSKTVNISCIQELNSKVSLLNDLIKDNNTLTSKLKDRKENAQKDLRYYEINNFIETINYSGQQALILEKEADLREKERVFIELEEEIRSKESSIDELGRRLNDEEEGANRVNHYLTNYFGHGHLKLQAIKEEKSATKKIRFNIVRNNSIAYHLSEGEISLISFCYFMAKLDDIHTLGSKPIILIDDPISSLDANHIFYLYSVINSELFVKNRFDQIFISTHNLDFLKYLKRLDLSSLQVNKNDRMEHFIINRIGEKSTISLMPSYLKDYVTEFNFLFDQIYKCANAEIVNDENHHLFYNFGNNARKFLEALLFYKYPSRIENQTNNANSKRLLKYFGNDNQAAILTDRVNNELSHLEEIFDRGMQPIDIPEMKKVAQFILDRIEDKDSEQYEALLESIGVSRPAPLALANTGLA
- a CDS encoding ABC-three component system protein — translated: MTDSASGSIAGFLFQFEKALVLLATLDNTKDVVSIEQVDDVAVQNEDDLVLVTIQSKHSISPNGTTFQDTSRSLWRTLEIWIQKVELGVFDDTTKFICSTNRKIADNSLLRKIETNDFDKVLEEIKLLLTDQKEKLKKSKSTNKGAGSSIKQTITLIEFVLSREDSFRKVKENLVIEDQEVLKERFLIAIHMSTNNYNNVRKDLVFEAMYGWIVNASKAKWMQGTKIPASFSKKEFDSKLSYVTTNPAIINAIFRKKSDLGTIDEKVLAHLKKELFVKQITDIDRNEKSKQRIIELAVNDFIYHEIEMSHIVKGGEFTEPDFVEFQQVCKHKWQSHYDTVVRKELDEYNDNEKNDMAIDIFDKLMNEIVVHFQDGISFNSSNSYVRNGTFLKLSNIPEIGWHPDWESKYK
- a CDS encoding three component ABC system middle component, yielding MGEDNYYPTEEAYNLFELMQNDALGVIAVHSFTLGYHNIAKNKESELKFPKLDYLFFVLPIVYNYSAMLSFLNSNELYTALIKEHSIILGLQERAYKMSKQTFDALNMAFSKKILSIDKDNGTIILLKPYTSKKLVLSISSNNSFDSVKQIQDSAYKLGSVFAKKHEKNIQSSLNIRF
- a CDS encoding DUF3732 domain-containing protein, producing MKLKIKNILLYPQDDNLYPRIIKFEEDKVNVITGYSQRGKSAIISIIDYCLGSSECDIPVGTIREKVNKFAIYITLDNQAVFLARDCPGNDNKASDVMYMYDVQGKGDNPTLNSNEWIKESGKYKTNRKKVKDFLSVKAGFENISINNESQKEEAPASFRDTAAFLFQPQNIIANPTTIFYKTDTFEHLRRLKMLFPLVLGYKSYEILNLEVEIDALERKEKEKAKKLDDLKLQYENWQTDIYEYYSKAINLGLSNADISIETSSVNIIKDELSRIVIDVKSNRFLKEGSSLRYSEKLEELDKERIILIRELDDLKVGLQKIKQFDRSKVDYIDNVSIEVNKRLTPVEWFLQQKGTNVCPFCDSVSEKAINTLLTLRNEREKNHKIIEDSQSEYFSFEREKGDYQEKIREREKNIQKIDANIQIIRNEDHRNYKKFQDIFEFTGKIQHVIENLERISPSADLAVELDKIATLLISKRRKIRKLKEKFDKELCLKKVSDSIANYVKILPIENREQRRVLLDPDVSVGIRIQDTKTKNINFLYKLGSGANHMCYHLATILGLHEYFLKLPETSKKNYIPSLLVLDQPSQVYFPEDFKDLENNKADKTKKKKISEDIQNTKLIFEACSKFLASNSYQTQIIILEHASKSTWGNDPNIHLVEEWRGSFDDPKGYNALIPRFWFD